A segment of the Deltaproteobacteria bacterium genome:
TTGCTCTGCTTTTTCTTTCTCGCCCACGCCAAACTCGCAAACGTTGTCTGCTCCCCCACGCTCTTTCCTCCCGCCTCACCTTGTCGGTCTTTCTGCTCTTCGTTATTAGACGACTTGCTAGATGACTTGTTCAGAGATTCCTAAAATGTCACAAGCAATTTTTGCTTAAAGAGTCTGCGGGAAATTAATAGCACAAAGCCGGCAGGCTGGAAACTTTGGGCGAGTTTTTGGCAACGATTGGTCGGCAGGCTTCCGCCATGGCTGCATCAGCAGCTACCAGCACCGGCCAATTTTGCTGAATCAATCCCACTCACACTGTACCTAACAGCGCACATGCCTGACGGCTCGTGACACTATTTGGCAGACCACCACGGCTGCATGGCGGTAACGCCTACCAATTCGCGGTAAAACAGACCCAAACTACCTTTGCTCATGCAGCCAAGGACAACCCTAAGACTTGATAGAATGGAGAAATAAGCTAAGATATCAAGATTAAAGGATAAAGCTAAAAAATTCCTTCCTATGCCAAAAAATGCCCAAGGATTACTGTAAACTCTGTTTACAGAGTGAAGTGAAGTGAACGCTAGGATGATCGCAGCTGTGTGGATTTTATTCAATCGGGCAAAGTTACCGGGAGAACGTAGACGACCGTATTGGAATTACGAGAGCATTTACGATTTATCCCCATGTAATAACAATTGCTTCCAATTTCTCACTTTCGCCTTCTAAATTCACATGGTCCAGCTAGTCACACCACAAGTCTTAATCGGGTTTAATCTGGCGCTCCTGCTTGGCCTACTCGTCTATTTGACAGCCAAAGCCAAACAGCATCCCAATATAATCCATTTAGAACTCGGCCTCACGCCACTAATCCTTTTTCAATCCGGCGCCTATATATTTGGCCAGTCAACGGGATCGGTCTCTGCCGCAGCGTTGATTGCTTGTGGTATTCTGCTCACACCCTTAGCCTTTGTTCCACTGAGCCGCTGCCTCAGCCGCGCCAACGCCCTGCCCAGAGAACCTCTTTGGATTTTTTTCTACGCCGTTCAGTTGGTCCTGCTAGCGTTCGCATGTCGCGAAATTTTTGCAGGGCGAATGATCGAATGGGTCACAGGAATTCTAGACCAGCCAATCATTATGATTGGCAGCAACTGGCGCTATTACTTTGCGAACGTCGTGGGCTCGAACGTTCTCGCCCTGCTACTTTTTGACCGGACAATTCAGCAAGCGGGAAATTCTGAAAAGGAAAAACTCAAATATCTTTTCATCGCAATTCTCGGCCTCACAGCTTACTTTAGCTACTTGTCAGCCAACATTTTCCTGAGCTCTTATTTATCGCAATCGATGCTCAATAGCGGCGCGGCGGTAATCTTCTGCGCCCTCGTCCTACTCGCGTACAGCTTTTTTAGGTATCCATTATGGCATGTCAAGGTTGGCATCTCGCGCAACCTGGTGTTTGGGATGCTTTCTCTTAGTGCCGGCTTGTTTTACCTAGTGGTCTCCGGAAGCATCTTCGATGTTTTGCGAGTGACGCATCCGGTGGGATCTCCGGCGCTGCTACCTCTGATTGCTTTTGTCTTGGTGGGGCTTTTTCTAATTTTTTGGCTGTCGGCAGAAATTCGCATTAAGGTCCGCAGTTTCATCGCCAAGAACCTCTTTCGAAACAAGTATGACTATCGCGACCTGTGGATGAAGTTTTCCGACAAGTCGGGGGCTTCGCTAAATTTGCACGAGGCGCTGCCACGAGTTGCCGAACTGATCGCCGAGGCGATGTTCGTCAGACAAGTGGCGATTTGGCTTCGTTCACCGGCAACTGGCAATTTCCACCTAACCTACTGTCTCGATCCGGCCACGTCAGCGGAAGCAGACGCATCCACTCTCAAATTGGACAACTCGAAATTGGCCGACGACGAGAGCCAAATCTTTGCAATCGTTCATCCAGAAAATGCCGGCAAGGCCCAGCCAAGTCCGGTGGACAAAGCTGCGCAACTCGGTTTCCTTGGGATTGAGCACATGGCGCGCATCGAAAAAGGCCACGAGGTCCTGGCCCTCCTGGGAATTGGCCGAGAGCTGCGCGACGAGAAATTTTCCGCCGAAGATGAACAGCTGCTCACTAGCATCAGCAACCAGCTCGGCAATTTCCTTTCAACCCACAAGCTTTCCGAAGAGCTCCTGCGATCGCGTGAATGGGATTCATTTAACCGCTTTGCCTCCTTCATTCTGCACGATTTGAAAAACTTGGCGACACTGCAGGGCATGACGTTGGAGAACGCCAAGCATCTTAGCCACAACCCCAAATTCATGGAAGACGCATTCGCGACCTTTCACCAGACCACCGACAAGATGATCAATCTTATCGCCAGCCTGTCGGTTCAACGGGGCCAGCTGTCGCTCAAACAACAGCCGGTGAACATTCTCCAAGTGCTGTCGCAAACCTTCGACGACCTCAAAATCAACCAGCGCAACGGCGTGAAAATCAGCACTTCGTTTCCGGCGAACAAAACACCGATGATCTCCGGCGACCCGGAACTGCTCCAAAAAGCATTTACCAACTTGCTGCTCAATGCGATTCAAAGCCTACCCCAAGGTAAAGGCGCCGTGGAGGTGACCGTATCGGACGGTATGAGCGGCAGAGTCACCGCTGCCATTCGCGACACAAGCTGCGGCATCTCGCCCGAGAGGCTACAAAACCTATTTCGTCCATTTCAAACCACCAAGGAAAAAGGCCTGGGCATTGGACTATGCCACACTCGTTCGATCATTGAAGTCCATGGCGGCCAGATTCGCATTGAAAGCGAAGTCGATGCCGGAACCAAAGTCGAAGTCGATTTGCCGGTTGCGTAACGATTGCACATGAGAAAGGGAAGATAGCCGTGAAATCAAAAATCCTGTTGGTCGATGATGAGGAAAACATCCTCAAACAAATGCGCTGGGCTCTCGAGCCGGACTACGAAGTCTTCACCACTTCCGACGAGGGCGAAGCCATGACCATATTCGAGCAAGAGAAGCCGCCCGTCGTTACCCTGGACCTTTCGTTGAACCCGCAAAACCCCGCGGATCTGGGCGGTATGCGCTTGCTCGATCAAATGCTCTCCATGGCGCCGGTCACCCGCGCCATCGTCATCACCGGCAACAGTGACGATGTCAACGCCATGAACGCCGTGCGTCTCGGCGCTCTGGATTATTACGCCAAGCCGATTCGCCTGGAAGAACTAAAGGTAATGATCAGCCGGAAAATTACAACTCAAACGACGGGAGGTTATTTAACTTGAACGCATTAAAAACCAAACTGGAGAACCGCCAGGCCACCGCCGCAGTCATCGGGCTCGGCTACGTCGGGCTGCCGTTGGCGATGGAAATCGCCGCGGCGGGATTTCAGGTCATTGGCATCGATCTCGACCACAATAAGATTAACACGCTGAAACAAGGCAAGTCCTACATTCAGGACGTGCCGGAAAAAACCATTGCCGAAACGGTGCGCAGCGGCAAGTTTACGCCGACCTCCGATTTCAGCGCGCTGGCCAACGCCGACACAGTGAGCATTTGCGTACCCACGCCGCTGAGCAAGAGCCGCGATCCCGACATCTCGTTCATCCTTTCGGCCACCGAAGAGATTCGCAAATATCTTCACGCCGGCCAATTGATCGTCTTGGAGAGCACGACGTATCCAGGCACCACCGACGAGCTGATCGTGCCGGAACTCGAGACCACGGGACTGAAAGTCGGCAGCGACTTCTTCGTCGCCTTCTCACCGGAACGGATCGATCCTGGCAACGTCTCCTTCAACACCCACAATACGCCGAAGATCGTCGGCGGTATCACCGCCGACTGCACCGAGATCGCTAGACTGTTTTACTCGGCGTTCATCCAAAAGGTGATCCCGGTGAGCAGCACCAAGTGCGCCGAAATGGTCAAGCTGCTGGAAAACACTTTTCGCAGCGTCAACATCGGCATGGTCAATGAGTTGGCGATGATGTGCGATTTGCTTGGCGTCGACGTTTACGAAGTCATCGATGCCGCGGCGACCAAACCTTTCGGTTTCAGCGCCTTCTATCCGGGTCCGGGACTGGGCGGCCATTGCATTCCCATCGATCCCCATTACTTGGCGTGGAAACTCAAAGCGCTCAACTTTCAGGCCCGCTTCATCGGCCTCGCCGCCGAGATCAACGGCATGATGCCGTCGGTGGTCGCCACCATGGTGGCCGACGGTCTGAACCGCAACTCGAAAAGCATCCGCGGCTCGAAGATCATGATCCTCGGCGTCGCCTACAAGAGAGACGTCAGCGACTGCCGTGAGTCTCCTGCTCTCGACGTCATGCGCTTGCTCAGCGACAAAGGCGCGCTGCTTTCCTATAACGATCCGATGGTGCCAACACTGCGGCTTGGCGGCAGCGTGCTCAACTCCGTCGAGGCATCCGCGGCGGAGATCGCCAAACAAGACTGCGTGATCATCATCACCGATCACACGGTTTACAACGTCGAGCAGATCGTCGAAGCGGCGAAGCTAGTGATCGACACGAGAAATTCGACGAAACATTTGCATGGCTATAAAGATCGCATTATCAAATTGGGCGCCGGCAATAATGTGCCGTCGAGTT
Coding sequences within it:
- a CDS encoding response regulator, with protein sequence MKSKILLVDDEENILKQMRWALEPDYEVFTTSDEGEAMTIFEQEKPPVVTLDLSLNPQNPADLGGMRLLDQMLSMAPVTRAIVITGNSDDVNAMNAVRLGALDYYAKPIRLEELKVMISRKITTQTTGGYLT
- a CDS encoding nucleotide sugar dehydrogenase, which produces MEIAAAGFQVIGIDLDHNKINTLKQGKSYIQDVPEKTIAETVRSGKFTPTSDFSALANADTVSICVPTPLSKSRDPDISFILSATEEIRKYLHAGQLIVLESTTYPGTTDELIVPELETTGLKVGSDFFVAFSPERIDPGNVSFNTHNTPKIVGGITADCTEIARLFYSAFIQKVIPVSSTKCAEMVKLLENTFRSVNIGMVNELAMMCDLLGVDVYEVIDAAATKPFGFSAFYPGPGLGGHCIPIDPHYLAWKLKALNFQARFIGLAAEINGMMPSVVATMVADGLNRNSKSIRGSKIMILGVAYKRDVSDCRESPALDVMRLLSDKGALLSYNDPMVPTLRLGGSVLNSVEASAAEIAKQDCVIIITDHTVYNVEQIVEAAKLVIDTRNSTKHLHGYKDRIIKLGAGNNVPSSSAHDDEHDVMPARAVAR